A genomic region of Barnesiella viscericola DSM 18177 contains the following coding sequences:
- the rpsM gene encoding 30S ribosomal protein S13, with the protein MAIRIVGVDLPQNKRGEIALTYIYGIGRSAANSILSKAGIDKNIKVKDWTDDQSAKVREIISTEYKVEGDLRTEIQLNIKRLMDIGCYRGIRHRIGLPVRGQSTKNNARTRKGKKKTVANKKKATK; encoded by the coding sequence ATGGCAATAAGAATTGTTGGTGTAGACCTGCCGCAAAATAAACGGGGTGAGATCGCCTTGACCTATATCTATGGTATCGGTCGTAGCGCGGCTAATTCCATTTTGAGTAAAGCCGGCATTGACAAAAACATCAAAGTGAAAGATTGGACCGACGACCAGTCGGCAAAAGTACGTGAAATCATCAGTACCGAGTATAAGGTGGAGGGTGACCTTCGTACCGAAATACAGCTGAACATCAAGCGCCTTATGGATATCGGTTGCTACCGGGGTATCCGTCACCGTATCGGTTTGCCTGTGAGAGGCCAAAGCACCAAGAACAACGCCCGTACGCGTAAAGGTAAAAAGAAAACCGTTGCAAATAAGAAAAAAGCTACTAAATAA
- the rpsK gene encoding 30S ribosomal protein S11, producing MAKKTVAAKKRIVKVDAVGQAHIHSSFNNIIVTLANSEGQVISWSSAGKMGFRGSKKNTPYAAQMAAQDCAKVAYDLGLRKVKAYVKGPGNGRESAVRTIHGAGIEVTEIIDVTPLPHNGCRPPKRRRV from the coding sequence ATGGCAAAGAAAACAGTCGCAGCAAAGAAGAGGATTGTAAAGGTTGATGCCGTAGGACAGGCCCATATCCATTCTTCGTTCAACAACATTATTGTAACGCTTGCCAACAGCGAGGGTCAGGTGATCTCTTGGTCGTCGGCAGGTAAGATGGGCTTCAGAGGCTCCAAGAAAAATACTCCTTATGCCGCTCAGATGGCCGCACAAGATTGTGCAAAAGTGGCTTATGACCTGGGTTTGAGGAAAGTAAAAGCCTATGTAAAAGGCCCCGGAAACGGCCGTGAATCGGCTGTGAGAACTATTCATGGTGCCGGTATCGAGGTAACCGAGATTATCGACGTAACTCCGCTGCCGCACAATGGTTGTCGTCCTCCTAAAAGAAGAAGAGTTTAA
- the rpsD gene encoding 30S ribosomal protein S4 gives MARYTGPRTKIARKFGEAIFGPDKVLTKKNYPPGQHGINKRRKTSEYGVQLREKQKAKYTYGVLERQFRNLFEKASRTKGVKGEVLLQLLEARLDNVVFRLGIAPTRAAARQLVLHRHIVVDGKVVNIPSYSVKPGQVVGVREKAKSLEVIADALAGFNHSKYPWLEWDESLKSGKLLHLPERADIPENIKEQLIVELYSKQ, from the coding sequence ATGGCAAGATATACCGGACCTAGAACCAAAATCGCTCGTAAATTTGGCGAAGCTATTTTTGGCCCCGATAAAGTTCTTACGAAGAAGAACTATCCCCCGGGACAACACGGCATCAACAAGAGAAGAAAAACTTCCGAGTATGGCGTTCAGCTTCGTGAAAAGCAAAAAGCCAAATACACTTACGGTGTATTGGAAAGACAATTTAGAAACCTGTTCGAGAAAGCTTCGCGCACCAAGGGTGTGAAAGGTGAAGTGCTCCTTCAACTGCTCGAAGCCCGTCTCGACAACGTAGTTTTCCGTTTGGGTATTGCTCCCACGCGTGCCGCTGCCCGTCAGCTCGTGCTGCACCGCCACATCGTGGTCGACGGCAAAGTGGTAAATATCCCGTCGTATTCGGTTAAACCGGGTCAAGTAGTTGGCGTTCGTGAGAAAGCCAAATCGCTCGAAGTCATAGCCGATGCACTTGCTGGATTCAATCACAGCAAATATCCTTGGTTAGAATGGGACGAGAGCTTGAAGAGCGGTAAATTGTTGCATTTGCCCGAAAGAGCCGATATTCCCGAAAACATTAAAGAACAGTTGATCGTTGAGTTGTATTCTAAACAATAA
- a CDS encoding DNA-directed RNA polymerase subunit alpha → MAILAFQKPDKVLMLEADNFFGKFEFRPLEPGYGVTVGNALRRILLSSLEGFAITSIRIDGVKHEFSTIPGVIEDVTNVILNLKKVRFKQVVEEIENEKVTITVSGTEVFKAGDIGKSLTGFEVLNPDLVICHLDSNASFQIDITINKGRGYVPADENRNPADDVNVIPIDSIYTPIRNVKYTVENFRVEQKTDYEKLILEITTDGSIHPKEALKEAAKILIYHFMLFSDEKITLETNDADGNEEFDEEVLHMRQLLKTKLVDMDLSVRALNCLKSADVETLGELVVFNKTDLLKFRNFGKKSLTELDELLANLGLSFGMDISKYKLDKE, encoded by the coding sequence ATGGCGATATTAGCATTTCAAAAACCCGATAAAGTATTGATGCTGGAAGCGGACAATTTCTTCGGAAAATTCGAATTCCGTCCGTTGGAGCCCGGCTATGGCGTTACCGTGGGTAACGCATTGCGCCGTATCCTCCTCTCCTCGCTCGAAGGCTTTGCGATTACGTCGATTCGTATCGACGGGGTAAAACATGAGTTTTCTACGATTCCTGGTGTTATCGAGGACGTGACGAATGTGATCCTGAATCTCAAAAAGGTTCGCTTCAAACAGGTCGTTGAAGAAATCGAGAATGAAAAAGTAACCATTACTGTTTCGGGTACGGAAGTGTTCAAAGCCGGAGACATCGGTAAATCGCTTACCGGTTTCGAAGTTTTGAACCCCGATTTGGTTATTTGCCATTTGGATTCAAACGCCAGTTTTCAAATCGATATCACCATCAACAAAGGCCGTGGCTATGTTCCCGCCGATGAGAACCGCAACCCTGCCGACGATGTGAATGTAATTCCTATCGACTCAATCTATACGCCGATTCGGAATGTAAAATATACGGTTGAAAACTTCCGTGTAGAACAGAAGACGGACTACGAAAAACTGATTCTTGAGATTACAACCGATGGTTCCATTCACCCCAAAGAGGCGTTGAAAGAGGCTGCCAAGATTCTGATTTACCACTTCATGTTGTTCTCTGACGAGAAAATCACGCTCGAGACCAACGATGCCGATGGTAACGAAGAGTTTGACGAAGAGGTACTGCACATGCGCCAGTTGCTCAAAACCAAACTGGTCGACATGGACTTGTCGGTACGTGCCCTCAACTGCTTGAAGTCGGCCGATGTCGAGACCCTTGGCGAACTCGTGGTATTCAACAAAACCGATTTGTTGAAATTCCGCAACTTCGGTAAGAAATCGCTCACCGAGCTCGACGAACTCTTGGCCAACCTGGGCCTTTCGTTTGGAATGGATATCTCGAAATATAAATTAGATAAAGAGTAA
- the rplQ gene encoding 50S ribosomal protein L17, protein MRHNKKFNHLGRTKAHRDAMLSNMATSLILHKRIFTTLAKAKALRMYVEPLINRAKEDTTASRRVVFRYLQSKEAVTELFKEISVKIADRPGGYTRILKTGNRLGDNAMTCFIELVDYNENMLKEKAAKKATRTRRSRKSAAPAAAEAAAPAAEAPATPAAEAPEAPAAEEKAAE, encoded by the coding sequence ATGAGACATAATAAAAAATTCAACCACCTGGGTCGTACCAAAGCTCACCGCGACGCTATGTTGTCCAATATGGCTACTTCCTTGATTCTTCACAAAAGAATCTTCACCACGTTGGCCAAAGCCAAAGCGCTGAGAATGTATGTCGAGCCCCTTATCAACCGCGCCAAAGAAGATACTACCGCTTCGCGTCGTGTAGTATTCCGCTACTTGCAGAGCAAAGAGGCCGTTACCGAATTGTTCAAAGAGATCTCGGTGAAGATCGCCGACCGTCCCGGAGGATATACCCGCATCTTGAAAACGGGCAACCGCTTGGGCGACAACGCTATGACTTGCTTCATCGAACTCGTTGACTACAACGAGAACATGCTGAAAGAGAAAGCTGCCAAGAAAGCAACCCGCACCCGCCGTTCCAGAAAGAGCGCCGCTCCTGCTGCTGCCGAGGCCGCTGCTCCCGCAGCCGAAGCTCCTGCAACTCCCGCAGCTGAGGCCCCCGAGGCTCCTGCCGCCGAGGAGAAGGCAGCCGAATAA
- the eno gene encoding phosphopyruvate hydratase encodes MEKIAKIQAREILDSRGNPTVEVDVILESGILGRAAVPSGASTGAHEALELRDGDKSRYGGKGVEKAVHHVNDVIAKALHGADPFEQNRIDRQLIELDGTPTKSKLGANAILGVSLAVAKAAATQLGMPLYRYVGGADTYVMPVPMMNIINGGSHSDAPIAFQEFMIRPVGASSFKEGLRMGAEVFHALKKVLHGKGLSTAVGDEGGFAPALPGTEAAIETILDAVNQAGYMPGRDVRIALDCASSEFYHDGIYDYTRFEGPGGQKRTTQQQAEYLQDLIMRYPIDSIEDGMSEDDWEGWRLLTDLIGDKCQLVGDDLFVTNVEYLTEGIRKHCANSILVKLNQIGTLTETLRAVQLAQRNGYTAVISHRSGETEDATIADIAVATNAGQIKTGSLSRSDRMAKYNQLLRIEEELGCEAQYGYKTLV; translated from the coding sequence ATGGAGAAAATAGCAAAAATTCAAGCCCGCGAGATACTCGACTCTCGCGGCAATCCCACGGTCGAGGTCGATGTGATACTCGAATCGGGTATTTTAGGACGAGCAGCTGTCCCCTCGGGCGCATCGACAGGCGCTCACGAAGCCCTTGAATTGCGCGACGGAGACAAGTCGCGCTATGGAGGTAAGGGAGTGGAGAAGGCCGTTCACCACGTCAACGATGTTATCGCCAAGGCACTGCATGGCGCCGACCCCTTCGAGCAGAACCGCATCGACCGGCAGCTCATCGAACTCGACGGTACACCTACCAAGTCGAAACTGGGCGCAAATGCCATTTTGGGCGTCTCTCTGGCTGTGGCCAAAGCCGCCGCCACACAACTGGGCATGCCCTTGTATCGTTACGTAGGAGGAGCCGATACCTACGTAATGCCCGTGCCCATGATGAATATCATCAACGGCGGGTCGCACTCCGATGCTCCCATCGCCTTTCAAGAGTTTATGATCCGGCCCGTGGGCGCCTCCTCCTTCAAGGAAGGATTGCGCATGGGAGCCGAAGTATTCCACGCCTTGAAGAAAGTATTGCACGGCAAAGGTCTCAGTACCGCCGTGGGCGATGAAGGCGGATTCGCTCCCGCATTGCCCGGGACCGAGGCCGCTATCGAGACCATTCTCGATGCCGTGAATCAGGCCGGCTATATGCCCGGACGCGATGTGCGCATAGCCCTCGATTGCGCCTCGTCCGAGTTCTACCACGACGGCATCTACGATTACACCCGGTTCGAAGGCCCTGGTGGGCAAAAACGCACCACGCAGCAACAGGCCGAATATCTGCAAGACCTCATTATGCGCTATCCCATCGATTCGATTGAAGACGGCATGAGCGAAGACGATTGGGAGGGCTGGCGGTTGCTTACCGACCTCATAGGCGACAAATGTCAGCTGGTAGGCGACGACCTTTTTGTGACCAATGTCGAGTACCTCACCGAGGGTATACGCAAGCATTGTGCCAACTCCATTCTGGTCAAGCTCAATCAGATTGGCACCCTCACCGAGACCTTGCGAGCCGTGCAACTGGCACAGCGCAACGGCTATACGGCTGTCATCTCCCACCGGTCGGGCGAAACCGAAGATGCAACCATCGCCGATATTGCCGTCGCTACCAATGCCGGACAAATCAAGACCGGTTCGCTTAGCCGCTCCGACCGCATGGCCAAGTATAACCAACTGTTGCGTATCGAAGAGGAGTTAGGTTGCGAGGCTCAGTACGGCTATAAAACTCTGGTTTGA